The genomic region GGAGAAAGTCTTAAAGAATATCTTGAAAATAACGGTATAGAATGTGTATGGATAAATAATGAAAGAAAATTAGAAGAGGCTTTAAGCCTTTCAGAATTTGATGTAATCGTTCTTGATTTAATGCTCAGGTATTCAAAAGGTGAGGATCTACTAAGAAACCTTAGAGATAAAAATGTAAAAACTCCAATTTTAATAATGACAGCCAAAAACTCTATTAAGGATAAAGAGACATGTTTTAACTTAGGTGCTGATGATTACATAGTAAAACCTTTTGACCCAAAAGAACTATTACTAAGAATAAAAGCTTTAAGCAAAAGAGTTCGCCTTCCGGAAAAGATAAAGATAGGAGATGTTGAGATAGATTTAGAAAATCAAATTGTTTTGAAAGATGGAAAAGAAGTAAAACTAACCAAAACAGCATGGACTTTGCTGTATTATCTTATAAAAAATAGAGGAAAAGTTGTAAGCAATGAAAACATTTTAAACTACGTTTGGCATGATAAGGCTGTAGGAGATGAAGTAATAAGAGCTTACATAAAAGAACTTAGGAAGATTCTTCCTGAAGGAAGCATTGAGACATTTAAAGGAAGAGGATATAAATTAAATTGAAGCTTGAAACGAAAGTATTCATTCTCATATCTCTTGTTTTTATAATAAGCCTTTCTATGATTAATTTTATTAATCTTTACTATATTAATGACTTAATAGAAAAATATCAGCAGCTCCAGGATATCTTAAAGCAGCAAAGTCAGCTCCCTGCAATATTTCAAGATAACCTTAATTCTTACAAAAATGAATATAGTAAGATGGTAATACTTTGGGAAACTTTTTTAGTTTTTGGTTCTATAATTTCAATTTATTATCTAACATCTATATACTTAAAAAAAGAAGAGAGATATAAACAATTTCTACAACTTATGATTTTATCCATCAGTCATAAGCTTGGAAATAAGATTTCAAGTCTTAACATTAATTTAGAATTGATAAAATCAATCTGTAATAATCAAGCTGTCAATAGATTAGAAAAATCTTTAACTTCTCTAAATGAAGACTTAAAAACTCTTTTAAATACATTCAAAAAACTTCAATTTGAAAGAAGAGAAGAAGAAAAATTTGGAGTTGACGAATTAGTTTTAAAGCTTCTTGAAGAGTTTAAACCTTCTGAGAAAAAGGTTTTTTTAAAATTAAAGCCTTTGAAAAGTTTTAAGAATAGGTCCGACATAGAGGCTATTATTCAAATAATATTAGAAAATGCATTTAAATATTCAGAAAATAAAGTATATATAAAGATTTACAAATCAAACTTAATAATCAAAAACGATATTAAAAACGAAATAGAAAGCGGAAGTGGATTAGGTTTACTTATAGTTGAAGAGCTATCAAAATTAAATAACTTTAAAGTCATAAAAAGAGTAAAAGGGAAATATTTTACTGTTTGTCTTGCTTTTTAATTATAGAAGCTTCTCCTTTAGCTATTTTATCAATTGCAATAACGGTTTTTTTAAGTGGAATTCCTTCTTCAGTGATGTATGTTTCAAGACCTGTTTCATATAATTCTATTGCAAGTTTAGATGCTGCATGAACTAACTCGTATCTGCTTTTTACTTTTTTTAACGCTTCCTCTATTAAAGGTCTTCTGTTCATTCTGTACCTCCTATTGTTATAAAAGATATATTATACCATAATAAGTTTGACTATCATCTACTTATCTCTTTTAAATAAGGAAGCTCTTCGGACCAAAGTCTATATTTTTTGTATAAATCTTTAATTTTCTATCTCAAAACATCCTAATTATTTAATATAAATCAAGAACAAGGAAGTCAGTTAAAAACAAACTAACTCTCACGGTTCAGATGGAATCTGGGATAGTATGTGGTTGTATCGGATAGAGAAATCTTTATAACCCACACGGTTCAGATGTAACTAGAAAAGAAGTTAGAGCATCAAGTAGGGTTGAGATTCTTTATAACCCACACGGTTCAGATGTAACTTCTCTCGAAAGCTTTCCAAATTACAACAGCAAACACTTTATAACCCACACGGTTCAGATGTAACATTTTAGTTGCTGAAAATGCTCAGCATATAAAAGCATCTTTATAACCCACACGGTTCAGATGTAACAATCTGTTATTTGTCAATAGAGAAAAAGAATCAATACTTTATAACCCACACGGTTCAGATGTAACCTGCTTCAGAAGAACTTGAAGAAGAAGACATCGAAATCTTTATAACCCACACGGTTCAGATGTAACGAGGACTACTTCTGGAATACTTATCTGGAAATTCCTCTTTATAACCCACACGGTTCAGATGTAACGGACTCAGATCAAATTAAGCCCCAATGACAGACTATCTTTATAACCCACACGGTTCAGATGTAACAAAAATGAAATATACAGAGTCTGTCTGCTTAAACTCCTTTATAACCCACACGGTTCAGATGTAACTTGTTAAATCGGTTTCAAATCTAAATCTACTTGAAGCCTTTATAACCCACACGGTTCAGATGTAACTCAGATGCAGCCAGAAGTAAAA from Sulfurihydrogenibium sp. harbors:
- the rpoZ gene encoding DNA-directed RNA polymerase subunit omega — protein: MNRRPLIEEALKKVKSRYELVHAASKLAIELYETGLETYITEEGIPLKKTVIAIDKIAKGEASIIKKQDKQ
- a CDS encoding response regulator transcription factor; the protein is MRVLIIEDDLLLGESLKEYLENNGIECVWINNERKLEEALSLSEFDVIVLDLMLRYSKGEDLLRNLRDKNVKTPILIMTAKNSIKDKETCFNLGADDYIVKPFDPKELLLRIKALSKRVRLPEKIKIGDVEIDLENQIVLKDGKEVKLTKTAWTLLYYLIKNRGKVVSNENILNYVWHDKAVGDEVIRAYIKELRKILPEGSIETFKGRGYKLN
- a CDS encoding sensor histidine kinase; protein product: MINFINLYYINDLIEKYQQLQDILKQQSQLPAIFQDNLNSYKNEYSKMVILWETFLVFGSIISIYYLTSIYLKKEERYKQFLQLMILSISHKLGNKISSLNINLELIKSICNNQAVNRLEKSLTSLNEDLKTLLNTFKKLQFERREEEKFGVDELVLKLLEEFKPSEKKVFLKLKPLKSFKNRSDIEAIIQIILENAFKYSENKVYIKIYKSNLIIKNDIKNEIESGSGLGLLIVEELSKLNNFKVIKRVKGKYFTVCLAF